A single genomic interval of Paenibacillus macerans harbors:
- a CDS encoding carbohydrate ABC transporter permease encodes MKTMKNLYSYYLILPAILIYSVFFVVPAVIGFYYSFTDWRLDRLDIHFIGWENFSKIFSDKTLTLALKNTVIFAVVTVVGKNVIGILLAVALNMRLKTKNLLRALFYSPSILSILVISILFTPMLRTEGTINQMFEAIGLHSLSQAWLTNPQLVIWTIAAVSIWQSAGFQMAIYLAGLQSISQEYYEAARIDGASSWKSFFKITLPLLLPAININLMLTLIGGLKVFSEVYVMTGGGPGNASQVVGTIIMRAFGEGNWGLGTAVNTLLFVAVTIIAIPLLIFMRRKEVAE; translated from the coding sequence ATGAAAACAATGAAAAACCTATACTCGTATTATCTGATTTTACCGGCCATCCTGATTTACTCCGTATTTTTCGTGGTCCCGGCGGTGATAGGGTTTTACTATTCTTTTACCGACTGGCGTCTGGACCGGCTGGATATCCACTTTATCGGCTGGGAAAATTTCAGCAAAATTTTCTCCGACAAAACGCTTACCCTGGCGCTTAAAAATACGGTCATCTTCGCCGTCGTCACCGTCGTCGGCAAAAACGTGATCGGCATTTTGCTTGCCGTCGCTTTAAACATGCGCTTGAAAACGAAAAACCTGCTGCGCGCGCTTTTTTATTCGCCTTCCATCCTCAGCATTCTCGTCATCAGCATCCTGTTTACGCCGATGCTGCGCACCGAAGGCACGATCAATCAGATGTTTGAAGCGATAGGACTGCACTCGCTCAGCCAGGCTTGGCTGACCAATCCGCAGCTCGTCATCTGGACGATCGCCGCCGTGTCGATTTGGCAAAGCGCCGGTTTTCAGATGGCCATTTATTTGGCCGGCCTGCAGTCGATTTCCCAGGAATATTACGAGGCGGCCAGAATCGACGGGGCCAGCTCCTGGAAAAGCTTCTTTAAAATCACGCTGCCGCTCCTGCTGCCGGCGATCAATATCAATCTGATGCTGACGTTGATCGGCGGACTTAAAGTGTTTTCGGAAGTGTACGTCATGACGGGCGGGGGCCCGGGCAACGCCTCGCAGGTCGTCGGCACGATCATTATGCGGGCCTTCGGCGAAGGCAACTGGGGGCTCGGCACCGCGGTCAACACGCTGCTGTTCGTGGCCGTGACGATTATCGCCATTCCGCTGCTGATCTTCATGCGGCGTAAGGAGGTCGCAGAATAA
- a CDS encoding ABC transporter substrate-binding protein, translating into MNSNRKKKITALALASLLSISLAACGSGGSGSGSGSAAGGENGGNGAGGKKVTIELAISKSSQDSAFIQQDLLDEFEQKTNIHVNLQLIPAEQTTTVLQTKLAVEETPDIIQYNLASATTDLNLERNFEILDNEPWAGRIVNKDVLSANGHLYSFHVSQDTGMQGVVYNKQIFEDLGLSIPKNFDEFLAVCEKIKASGITPVFMPYKDNWAANIWPAAAFADFAAKNDPTFFDDLNSNKRKWSDIPEFQTFLQQQYEVYKKGYTNADVLSDSYDMAVGKFLNKEVAMIFMGDWLIEGVAQQDPSMRLGVFPIPSSQDASLGASPLGGQLFIPKKAPHMAEAKKFLDFMASKEVAQKIVDSKGYVSNLSDVTTPELPEYKQEIVDNYITPKKTVLTSDAYMLVDRSELYRLLQDQFAGGLTPEEVLKAWDEKFSQLMKDKEVPGF; encoded by the coding sequence ATGAACAGCAACCGCAAGAAAAAAATAACGGCCCTGGCCTTGGCCAGCTTGCTGTCCATCTCACTGGCGGCTTGCGGCTCGGGCGGCAGCGGCAGCGGCTCCGGCAGCGCGGCGGGCGGGGAGAACGGCGGAAACGGAGCCGGCGGCAAAAAAGTAACGATCGAGCTGGCCATTTCCAAAAGCTCGCAGGATTCGGCATTTATCCAACAGGATTTGCTGGACGAATTTGAGCAAAAAACGAACATTCACGTCAACCTGCAGCTGATCCCTGCCGAGCAGACGACGACGGTGCTGCAGACCAAATTGGCCGTCGAGGAAACGCCGGACATTATCCAGTACAACCTGGCGAGCGCCACGACCGACCTCAACCTGGAGCGGAACTTCGAAATTCTCGACAACGAGCCATGGGCCGGCCGGATCGTCAACAAGGACGTGCTGTCTGCCAACGGCCATCTTTACAGTTTCCATGTCAGCCAGGACACGGGCATGCAGGGGGTCGTGTACAACAAGCAGATTTTTGAAGACCTGGGCCTGTCGATTCCGAAAAACTTCGACGAGTTCCTGGCCGTGTGCGAAAAGATCAAGGCAAGCGGAATTACGCCGGTATTTATGCCATACAAGGACAATTGGGCCGCTAACATCTGGCCGGCCGCCGCGTTTGCCGATTTCGCGGCCAAAAACGATCCGACGTTCTTCGACGATCTGAACAGCAACAAGCGGAAATGGTCGGATATTCCGGAATTCCAAACGTTCCTGCAGCAGCAGTACGAAGTGTACAAAAAAGGCTACACCAACGCCGACGTGCTCAGCGACAGCTACGACATGGCGGTCGGCAAATTCCTGAACAAGGAAGTCGCGATGATATTTATGGGCGATTGGCTGATCGAAGGGGTGGCTCAGCAGGACCCTTCCATGCGGCTGGGCGTGTTCCCGATCCCGTCTTCTCAAGACGCTAGCCTCGGCGCAAGCCCGCTCGGCGGCCAGCTGTTCATTCCGAAGAAAGCCCCGCATATGGCGGAAGCGAAGAAGTTCCTGGATTTCATGGCTTCGAAGGAAGTGGCGCAAAAAATTGTCGATTCCAAAGGCTACGTATCCAATCTCAGCGACGTCACGACGCCGGAGCTGCCGGAATACAAGCAGGAAATCGTCGACAATTACATTACGCCAAAGAAAACCGTGCTGACGTCGGACGCTTACATGCTGGTTGACCGCAGCGAGCTGTACAGATTGCTGCAGGACCAATTCGCGGGCGGCTTGACGCCGGAAGAAGTGCTTAAAGCCTGGGATGAAAAATTCAGCCAACTGATGAAAGATAAAGAGGTTCCCGGTTTCTAA
- a CDS encoding sensor histidine kinase, which translates to MIVKTVPRKYQFSLQTKVFLTFVALLLFVLGCFTVYVNLIVVKPLKEKTVGETRMTAAKVSEQVDAYIDGQNQLSQRILSSKDIFALLDKDPANGVEMLNRTRKLRDTMFQAIGPSMAIKDMIIYDKQGNLLVSYIGSQRSPLTLETYLGKSGRGGWWSGSGFMLTREGDTVSFIRAINNQNGKVFGYLSIQMDQAYIEKMTEGIAGGDVYILDGQGVEITRTGPDTDHAVLTGGLTGNGVYADKFNNYVAYSQSPKTGWTTYIVTPKKAVLGPVNSVQYISMLLITSLIVVSFVYIFLSTRNLLLPIRKLRSQIWRINYSNMKVKVDSRPQNNELILLNEAFQDLMERLQESIEREKLALHEEVKARNSALQAQIAPHFIHNVLYLISIAAQEGKTEVVSDMCKHLSDSLRYIVSSPYAHVTLADELEHTRHYLSLVQQKYEDDLEWEIEADELSREIQLPRLVIQPFVENCVEHAFTNTDPPWRIKITVKQFNGLWAVEIKDNGDGFPPDKIREILDNIEQSAAGVSEIQNHRSAIGNMGIVNSVGRLKLMYQNRLFFNIFNHSDGETGATVQIIGSLTKDFY; encoded by the coding sequence ATGATCGTAAAAACCGTACCGCGCAAATATCAGTTCAGCCTGCAAACGAAGGTGTTCCTTACGTTTGTCGCCCTGCTTCTGTTTGTGCTCGGCTGCTTTACCGTATACGTCAATCTGATCGTAGTCAAGCCGCTGAAGGAGAAAACGGTCGGCGAAACGCGGATGACCGCGGCCAAAGTCAGCGAACAGGTCGATGCTTACATCGACGGTCAGAACCAGCTGTCGCAGCGTATATTGTCCAGCAAAGATATTTTTGCCCTTTTGGATAAAGACCCGGCGAACGGTGTCGAAATGTTAAATCGCACGCGAAAGCTTAGGGATACGATGTTTCAGGCGATCGGGCCGAGCATGGCCATCAAAGACATGATCATTTACGACAAACAGGGCAACCTGCTCGTTTCTTATATCGGCTCTCAGCGAAGTCCGCTTACTCTGGAAACCTATTTGGGAAAAAGCGGCAGGGGCGGGTGGTGGAGCGGCAGCGGATTTATGTTGACCCGCGAGGGTGACACGGTATCGTTTATCCGCGCGATCAACAACCAAAACGGCAAAGTGTTCGGTTATCTTTCCATTCAAATGGATCAGGCTTATATCGAAAAAATGACCGAAGGAATCGCCGGAGGAGACGTTTATATCCTTGACGGGCAAGGCGTGGAAATTACCCGCACCGGCCCGGATACGGACCATGCCGTACTGACCGGGGGGCTAACCGGAAATGGGGTTTACGCCGACAAATTCAATAACTACGTGGCCTATTCCCAGTCGCCAAAAACCGGCTGGACCACTTATATCGTGACGCCTAAAAAGGCCGTACTCGGCCCTGTCAATTCGGTCCAATACATTTCGATGCTGTTGATTACCTCGCTGATCGTGGTTTCGTTCGTCTATATTTTCTTGTCGACACGCAACTTGCTGCTGCCGATCCGCAAGCTCCGCAGCCAAATTTGGCGCATTAACTACAGCAATATGAAGGTCAAGGTTGACAGCCGGCCGCAAAACAACGAGCTGATCCTGCTGAACGAAGCTTTCCAGGACCTCATGGAGCGGCTGCAGGAATCGATCGAACGAGAGAAACTGGCCTTGCACGAAGAGGTCAAAGCGCGCAATTCCGCGCTCCAGGCCCAGATCGCCCCGCATTTCATCCATAATGTCCTTTATTTGATCAGCATCGCCGCCCAGGAGGGAAAAACGGAGGTCGTGTCCGATATGTGCAAGCATCTTTCGGACAGCCTGCGTTATATCGTGTCGTCGCCTTACGCCCATGTGACACTGGCCGATGAACTGGAGCATACGAGACACTACTTGTCTCTCGTTCAGCAAAAATATGAGGATGACTTGGAATGGGAAATCGAAGCGGACGAATTGTCCCGGGAAATCCAGCTGCCGCGGCTGGTTATTCAGCCTTTTGTAGAGAACTGCGTCGAGCATGCGTTCACGAACACGGATCCCCCATGGCGGATCAAAATTACGGTGAAGCAGTTTAACGGGCTGTGGGCCGTCGAAATCAAAGACAACGGGGACGGCTTTCCGCCGGACAAAATCCGCGAAATTTTGGACAACATTGAGCAGTCCGCTGCGGGCGTGAGCGAAATTCAGAACCACCGGTCGGCCATCGGAAACATGGGAATTGTCAACAGCGTGGGCCGGCTGAAGCTGATGTACCAGAACAGGCTTTTTTTTAACATTTTCAATCATTCGGACGGGGAAACGGGCGCTACGGTGCAAATCATCGGATCGCTGACGAAGGATTTCTATTGA
- a CDS encoding response regulator: MYNVMIVEDSKPILRNIKTLLESMDLPIRIAATATNGEEALKTLRREPIHLLLTDIRMPKMDGLALIEQAKLISPQLKYVLISGYSDFEYTRKALNLQVFDYLLKPVERVQLAEVMDRAIGELNKRAPGDAAMLKDIVAPGYAADLRLDDEFHHYAKMLLIVRRQPFTAGEERWTREEVQLCLTEIFAPHRCWVFPAQTPKQFLVLVNRPVLDMYSSVYECLESARRHLHDCGIDAMLGGQVLSPEPEKLPELYHRVSSILNERQRIMKGGVLDTGLPVPDAKQGEVGMEPHVAFGFADMIRGRRKEQFALKLMEQLAKWGEENVRLADLERFVGLLVDTFAHLYEERGTALRLGLEVKAKQLFEAESYGDFGRELLEWTRQCFDMLQAHSRKSGEELFAQMDEYVKMNMYSQLSVVDIAAKFHVSPSYVSRVIKKFTGATFVQYYTGLKIKEACRLMACKPEMKFKELSDLLSFTDQHYFSKVFKEYTGYSPTDYKEQISASSS; the protein is encoded by the coding sequence ATGTATAACGTGATGATCGTGGAGGACAGCAAGCCGATATTGCGGAACATAAAAACGCTGCTGGAATCTATGGATTTGCCGATCCGCATCGCGGCGACGGCGACCAACGGGGAAGAGGCGCTGAAGACGCTGCGGCGGGAACCGATCCATCTGCTGCTGACCGATATCCGGATGCCGAAAATGGACGGGCTCGCGCTGATCGAGCAGGCCAAGCTGATCAGTCCGCAGCTGAAATACGTGCTGATCAGCGGGTACAGCGATTTTGAATATACCCGCAAGGCGTTGAACCTTCAGGTATTTGACTATTTGCTGAAGCCGGTGGAGCGCGTGCAGCTGGCGGAAGTGATGGACCGGGCGATCGGGGAGTTGAACAAGCGGGCGCCCGGCGATGCGGCGATGTTAAAAGATATCGTGGCTCCCGGTTATGCTGCGGACTTGCGCTTGGATGACGAGTTTCATCATTATGCGAAGATGCTGCTGATCGTGCGCCGCCAGCCGTTTACGGCAGGGGAAGAACGTTGGACGCGGGAAGAGGTCCAGCTTTGCTTAACGGAGATTTTCGCCCCGCACCGCTGCTGGGTTTTCCCTGCGCAAACGCCGAAGCAGTTTCTTGTTCTGGTGAACAGGCCGGTGCTGGACATGTACTCCTCGGTTTATGAATGTCTGGAATCGGCCCGGCGCCATCTGCACGATTGTGGCATTGACGCGATGCTCGGAGGGCAGGTGCTGTCCCCCGAGCCGGAGAAGCTGCCCGAGCTGTACCATCGGGTGTCGTCCATCCTGAATGAGCGGCAGCGGATCATGAAAGGGGGAGTGCTGGATACGGGACTTCCCGTTCCTGATGCGAAGCAGGGGGAAGTCGGGATGGAGCCGCATGTGGCGTTCGGTTTCGCGGATATGATCCGCGGGCGCCGCAAGGAGCAGTTTGCGCTTAAACTGATGGAACAACTGGCCAAATGGGGAGAGGAGAACGTCCGGCTTGCGGATCTGGAGCGATTTGTCGGGCTGCTGGTCGATACGTTCGCTCATTTGTATGAGGAGCGGGGCACGGCCCTCCGGCTCGGCCTGGAGGTGAAAGCGAAGCAGCTGTTCGAGGCGGAGAGCTACGGCGATTTTGGCCGTGAGCTGCTGGAGTGGACCAGGCAGTGCTTCGATATGCTGCAAGCGCATAGCCGAAAAAGCGGCGAGGAACTGTTTGCGCAGATGGACGAATACGTGAAAATGAATATGTATTCCCAGCTGTCGGTGGTCGATATCGCGGCGAAATTTCATGTAAGCCCTTCCTATGTCAGCCGAGTGATCAAAAAATTTACCGGTGCCACATTCGTGCAGTACTATACTGGCCTGAAAATCAAAGAGGCCTGCAGGCTGATGGCCTGCAAGCCGGAAATGAAATTCAAGGAGCTGTCGGATCTGCTGTCGTTTACCGATCAACACTATTTCTCCAAAGTGTTTAAGGAGTACACGGGATACAGCCCGACGGATTATAAAGAGCAAATTTCCGCCAGCAGCTCATAG
- a CDS encoding LLM class flavin-dependent oxidoreductase has translation MPNSSHDRKGRLSDIPVSILDLAPITVGSTAAESLRNSLDLARHAEDWGYHRYWLAEHHSMPGIASSATAVAIGHIAGGTAKIRVGSGGVMLPNHSPLVVAEQFGTLESLYPGRIDLGLGRAPGSDPATSQALRRGPGSDGQDFPERLAELRNYFRPAPGSSLAVRAIPGEGLDIPIWLLGSSGFSAQLAAQLGLPFAFASHFAPDYMLPALDLYRGHFRASEVLAEPYAMIGVNVIVADTDEEARRLATSQQQQFLNLIRRRTGKLNPPVDHLDWSLQEQALIERQLSCSAIGSPSTVRDQLQLILEQTNADEIIVAAQVYDHQARLRSYELLAEICSL, from the coding sequence ATGCCAAATTCATCTCATGACCGGAAAGGTCGTTTATCCGATATTCCCGTATCCATCCTGGACCTCGCTCCGATCACCGTCGGCAGCACGGCCGCCGAGTCGCTGCGAAACTCGCTTGATCTGGCCCGGCACGCGGAAGACTGGGGATATCACCGCTACTGGCTGGCCGAGCACCACAGCATGCCCGGCATCGCCAGCTCGGCGACGGCGGTCGCGATCGGCCATATCGCCGGCGGCACGGCCAAGATCCGCGTCGGCTCCGGCGGCGTCATGCTGCCGAACCATTCGCCGCTCGTCGTAGCGGAGCAGTTCGGCACGCTGGAGTCGCTGTATCCCGGGCGGATCGATCTCGGCCTGGGGCGGGCGCCAGGCTCCGACCCGGCGACCTCGCAGGCGCTGCGCCGCGGTCCGGGCAGCGACGGCCAGGACTTCCCGGAGCGGCTCGCCGAGCTCCGGAATTACTTCCGGCCCGCACCCGGCTCCTCGCTGGCGGTGCGGGCCATCCCCGGCGAAGGCCTGGACATCCCGATCTGGCTGCTCGGCTCCAGCGGCTTCAGCGCGCAGCTGGCGGCCCAGCTCGGTCTGCCGTTTGCCTTCGCCAGCCATTTCGCGCCGGATTATATGCTCCCGGCGCTCGATTTGTACCGCGGCCACTTCCGCGCCTCGGAAGTGCTGGCGGAGCCATACGCGATGATCGGCGTCAACGTGATCGTGGCCGATACCGACGAAGAAGCGCGGCGGCTGGCGACATCGCAGCAGCAGCAGTTCCTCAACCTGATCCGCCGCCGCACCGGAAAGCTGAACCCGCCGGTCGACCACCTCGACTGGTCGCTGCAGGAGCAAGCGCTGATCGAGCGGCAGCTCAGCTGCTCCGCGATCGGCTCGCCGTCCACGGTGCGCGATCAGCTGCAGCTGATCCTCGAGCAAACGAATGCCGACGAAATCATCGTAGCCGCGCAAGTCTACGATCATCAGGCTCGTTTGCGCTCCTATGAGCTGCTGGCGGAAATTTGCTCTTTATAA
- a CDS encoding IS110 family transposase, whose product MQSTTKFVGLDVSKEKISVAIADASGETPRYYGSIPHTPAALRKLIKELGPAETLSFCYEAGPTGYETYRWITSMGAHCVVIAPSLIPKRPGDHVKTDRRDAEQLARLFRAGELTPVYVPEREDEALRELVRAREAAKEDTHRARQRILKFLLRHHIEPPATIKRRWTRKYRSWLEQLTFPYEPMQVAFDEMLHTLNEIEQRMGRLEKALVQQATVGSKATLIRVLQSLRGIGLLTAVTLAAEIGSFTRFRSPAQLMAYLGLVPRESSTGLSTRRGSMTKAGNGRLRRSLVESAWSYRHRPAVKGDLAKRLDGMPADIQLLSWKAQERLHYKYRHLIFGKNKHKNVAVGAVARELTGFIWAVARTVEQPVAN is encoded by the coding sequence ATGCAGTCTACCACAAAATTCGTCGGTTTAGATGTATCCAAAGAAAAAATTTCGGTTGCTATTGCAGATGCAAGCGGTGAAACTCCTCGCTATTACGGGAGCATTCCTCACACCCCGGCGGCGCTGCGCAAGCTGATCAAAGAACTGGGACCGGCCGAAACGCTATCGTTTTGTTATGAGGCAGGTCCGACAGGTTACGAAACCTATCGCTGGATCACCTCCATGGGAGCCCATTGCGTTGTCATTGCTCCGTCGCTTATTCCCAAACGCCCTGGTGATCACGTGAAGACGGATCGACGGGACGCCGAGCAGCTTGCCCGTCTGTTTCGTGCAGGAGAATTGACTCCTGTCTACGTCCCGGAGCGGGAAGACGAGGCTTTGCGGGAGTTGGTTCGCGCCCGGGAGGCCGCCAAAGAGGACACGCATCGGGCACGCCAGCGGATATTGAAGTTCCTGCTCCGCCATCACATCGAACCGCCGGCTACGATAAAGCGTCGTTGGACCCGGAAGTACCGTTCCTGGCTGGAGCAACTGACATTCCCTTATGAGCCCATGCAAGTAGCCTTCGACGAGATGCTCCATACCTTAAATGAGATCGAGCAGCGGATGGGGCGTTTGGAAAAAGCCTTGGTTCAGCAAGCCACGGTCGGCTCCAAGGCAACTCTGATTCGGGTGCTTCAGTCCCTGCGTGGGATTGGACTACTGACGGCCGTCACTCTAGCTGCTGAGATCGGTTCATTTACTCGCTTCCGCTCCCCGGCCCAACTCATGGCGTATTTAGGGTTGGTTCCTCGTGAGAGTTCAACCGGCCTGAGTACTCGGCGCGGAAGTATGACCAAAGCCGGTAACGGGCGCTTGCGCCGATCCTTGGTGGAATCCGCCTGGAGCTACCGTCATCGGCCTGCGGTGAAAGGAGATCTCGCCAAGCGTTTGGATGGCATGCCGGCCGATATACAACTGTTGTCGTGGAAAGCGCAAGAAAGATTGCATTACAAATACCGTCATCTCATTTTTGGAAAGAACAAACACAAAAATGTGGCCGTAGGCGCGGTGGCCAGGGAGCTAACCGGGTTCATATGGGCTGTTGCTCGAACGGTGGAACAACCGGTGGCTAACTAA
- a CDS encoding carbohydrate ABC transporter permease: protein MTKNRAGRFVLEIVMVLLSILFLYPLFLTIINSLKSFQEVMTDVIALPKRLAFENYSYVWEFINYPRLFLNNAVITILGLAGIILISSIAAYKLARTKSKASSIIYMLCIMPMLIPFQSIMLTVLQMAKNFHLSDSTWGLGILYWGFGAPLALFIYHGFVKGIPKEIDESATIDGASGFRLFFSVIFPLLKSVTTTIIIIDVMWIWNDFLLPLLMVNGSPTTKTLTLAAYTFVGQYTSDWQYAMTAMVMAVLPSIIVFIFLQKYIVKGVVAGAVKG, encoded by the coding sequence ATGACTAAAAACAGAGCGGGGCGTTTTGTCCTGGAAATCGTTATGGTCCTCCTGTCCATTTTGTTCCTGTATCCGTTGTTCCTGACCATCATCAATTCGCTGAAAAGCTTCCAGGAGGTCATGACCGACGTAATCGCTTTGCCGAAACGGCTTGCTTTTGAGAACTACAGCTACGTGTGGGAATTCATCAACTACCCGCGGCTGTTTCTGAACAATGCGGTCATTACGATTCTCGGCCTGGCCGGGATCATCCTGATCTCCTCCATCGCCGCTTACAAGCTGGCCCGCACGAAATCGAAAGCCAGTTCGATCATCTATATGCTCTGCATCATGCCGATGCTGATACCGTTCCAGTCGATCATGCTGACGGTGCTGCAAATGGCCAAAAACTTTCACCTTTCCGACAGCACCTGGGGGCTGGGCATTTTGTACTGGGGTTTCGGCGCTCCGCTCGCCCTGTTCATCTACCACGGCTTCGTGAAAGGGATTCCGAAGGAAATCGACGAAAGCGCCACGATCGACGGCGCCTCCGGCTTCCGGCTGTTCTTCAGCGTGATCTTCCCGCTGCTGAAGTCGGTTACGACTACGATCATCATCATCGACGTGATGTGGATCTGGAACGACTTCCTGCTCCCGCTGCTCATGGTCAATGGCTCGCCGACGACCAAAACGCTGACCCTGGCCGCGTACACCTTCGTCGGACAATACACCTCCGACTGGCAGTACGCGATGACCGCCATGGTGATGGCCGTGCTGCCTTCGATCATCGTGTTCATCTTCCTGCAAAAATACATCGTCAAAGGCGTGGTCGCCGGCGCGGTGAAGGGCTGA
- a CDS encoding carbohydrate ABC transporter permease, producing MLKLGRKRAEKLEFGIFTLPILISVIAVFYYPFIMTIRYSLTKWNGISKHPKFIGLDNFKQIFMGDANFTHAAWFTVKYMILYIVLINVLAILLALVLDMKLKSTNWLRAAFFIPYILSLVIVGFIWKFIFMQGFESLGQSTGWGVFALSWLGEPGLAFISVLFVSIWQSIGFYMVIYIAGLQSVPDDLKEAATVDGAGPVRRFFNVTLPLLAPSITISVFMALTNSIKVFDVILSLTGGGPGGTTYSVAYDIYRDTFQNNLYGYGTAKALILFVAVLIITIIQLTLFKRREVEA from the coding sequence ATGTTGAAACTTGGGAGAAAACGCGCCGAGAAGCTGGAGTTCGGAATATTTACGCTGCCGATCCTTATTTCGGTCATCGCTGTGTTCTACTATCCGTTTATTATGACCATTCGCTACTCCCTGACCAAATGGAACGGGATTTCGAAGCACCCTAAATTTATCGGACTCGATAACTTCAAACAGATCTTCATGGGCGACGCCAACTTTACGCACGCCGCCTGGTTTACGGTCAAATACATGATTCTTTACATCGTTTTGATCAATGTGCTGGCGATTTTGCTGGCGCTCGTGCTGGACATGAAGCTGAAATCGACCAACTGGCTGAGAGCGGCCTTCTTTATTCCTTACATTCTTAGCTTGGTAATCGTAGGGTTTATCTGGAAGTTCATTTTCATGCAAGGTTTCGAATCGCTGGGGCAAAGCACCGGTTGGGGGGTATTCGCGCTAAGCTGGCTGGGTGAACCCGGACTAGCCTTTATCTCCGTGCTGTTCGTCTCGATCTGGCAATCGATCGGCTTCTACATGGTTATCTACATCGCCGGTTTGCAATCGGTTCCAGACGATTTGAAGGAGGCGGCCACCGTCGACGGGGCCGGACCGGTCCGCCGGTTCTTCAACGTCACGCTGCCGCTGCTCGCGCCGTCGATCACCATTTCCGTGTTTATGGCGCTGACCAACTCGATCAAGGTATTTGACGTGATCCTGTCGCTGACCGGCGGCGGACCCGGCGGCACCACATACAGCGTCGCTTACGACATCTACCGCGATACGTTCCAGAACAATCTGTACGGTTACGGCACGGCCAAGGCGCTGATTTTGTTCGTGGCGGTGCTGATCATCACCATTATTCAATTAACGCTCTTCAAACGCAGGGAGGTTGAGGCATAA